A portion of the Anoxybacillus gonensis genome contains these proteins:
- a CDS encoding GNAT family N-acetyltransferase, with amino-acid sequence MEIRKPNDSEYKKILSLSPQALFEGTLGEAKPSDEKVKQLIEPLLQKGSYYLIATEGDNLIGWILIGTSKDQFTGKIYGFIYELFVLEEFRGNGISKQLMETGIEHLKQDGYSEVRLSVYAGNQAIKLYEKLGFKNRTITMSMNI; translated from the coding sequence ATGGAAATTAGAAAACCAAACGATTCGGAATATAAAAAGATTTTATCACTTTCACCACAAGCATTATTCGAAGGTACATTAGGCGAAGCAAAACCGTCAGATGAAAAAGTCAAACAACTTATTGAACCATTATTGCAGAAAGGAAGCTATTATTTGATAGCAACTGAAGGCGATAATCTAATTGGTTGGATTCTTATAGGAACAAGTAAAGACCAATTTACTGGAAAGATATATGGATTTATTTATGAATTGTTTGTGTTAGAGGAATTTAGGGGAAATGGAATTTCAAAACAATTGATGGAAACTGGTATCGAACATCTTAAACAAGATGGATATTCAGAGGTTCGCTTAAGTGTATATGCAGGAAATCAAGCGATTAAACTGTACGAAAAATTAGGATTCAAAAATAGAACCATTACAATGAGTATGAACATATAA
- a CDS encoding IS630 family transposase, with product MFYVDETHVRAYQALRTTWAEVGNQKQVPRYGHHDHVSIFGAVDVQQGDVVFHRASSANAETFLDFLRRLKEKYADRFLVLVLDNARIHHTKMVQAFLDGEEGAAFHFIFFPPYSPQLNPIERLWKWLKDEVIANVFHKDQNDIAQSITRFEQYVLQHPDEVLRRMGCAV from the coding sequence ATGTTTTATGTGGATGAGACACATGTTCGTGCCTATCAAGCGTTGCGTACGACATGGGCAGAAGTAGGAAATCAAAAACAGGTGCCAAGATACGGACACCATGACCATGTGTCCATTTTTGGTGCAGTTGACGTTCAACAAGGCGATGTGGTGTTTCATCGTGCATCATCCGCCAATGCCGAAACGTTCCTTGACTTTTTGCGCCGATTGAAAGAGAAATATGCTGATCGATTCCTCGTGCTTGTGTTGGACAATGCGCGTATTCATCATACCAAGATGGTACAAGCCTTTCTTGATGGCGAGGAAGGTGCTGCTTTTCATTTCATCTTTTTTCCACCGTATTCTCCACAGTTGAACCCGATTGAACGGTTATGGAAGTGGTTGAAAGATGAGGTAATTGCCAACGTTTTTCACAAAGATCAAAATGACATTGCCCAATCCATTACTCGCTTTGAACAGTACGTCTTACAACATCCAGATGAGGTGTTACGCCGCATGGGGTGTGCTGTGTGA
- a CDS encoding NUDIX hydrolase, producing the protein MTSLNEIVVVLKGFILHKGKVLMVQRAHDDEVGGGTWELVGGQIRFGEDLETALLREIQEEVGLDVTVERILYATTFQTHATRQVVILTYLCKSDHHEVFLSQEHIDYRWSTKEQSRELLPPAILHDFERNDVFSLEEWV; encoded by the coding sequence ATGACAAGTTTAAATGAAATTGTTGTAGTTTTGAAAGGGTTTATTTTACACAAAGGCAAGGTGTTAATGGTACAACGTGCTCATGATGATGAAGTGGGCGGCGGAACGTGGGAGTTAGTCGGAGGACAAATACGCTTTGGAGAAGATTTAGAAACGGCGCTGTTGCGAGAAATCCAAGAAGAAGTTGGATTGGATGTGACGGTGGAGCGGATTTTATATGCGACGACGTTTCAAACGCACGCAACGCGACAAGTTGTCATTCTTACATACTTATGCAAAAGCGATCATCATGAGGTTTTTCTTTCGCAAGAACATATCGATTATCGCTGGTCAACTAAAGAACAATCGCGAGAACTGCTACCTCCGGCCATTCTTCACGACTTCGAAAGAAATGACGTGTTTTCGTTGGAAGAATGGGTATAG
- a CDS encoding PD-(D/E)XK nuclease family protein, whose product MQLNTEERERLVQQITRFVSNNDLLEKLNAKLNEFNPFEVLKVTHHEIRHSNVLSWLLHPKESHFMGDYFLKKIISEVLCGDVVRKNHSLQITDILVNDFHDAEVFREWRNIDLVIISKKNSFVLFIENKVHAGLASHQLEKYLETIKQTFPTMKHIVPVFLTLNSDEAPHDEYYSLSHSQILNILKLALEMYKDRMSNKIYDFIYYYIRTLEDLTMQDEQLIALCSEIYKQHKEAIDAIVKYGMVLNSSLHQAVEKLKENNNLDIIDSTQDNRFFKNDKELWFIPTFLAKNLPSLIRKWKSPFPVAYFFVREEKKLRLILEVGPIQDGQIRLQLLNEIVKHNSQLFSAKSSALTNVNGTFTRIRHSSIDITDWNDIDYLSERINDFLVNDFKYDEVNKVLMDILQNYDSSKIGQQI is encoded by the coding sequence ATGCAACTTAATACAGAAGAACGAGAAAGACTGGTTCAACAAATCACTCGTTTTGTTTCAAATAATGATTTACTTGAAAAATTAAATGCAAAGCTAAATGAATTTAATCCATTCGAAGTTTTAAAAGTTACTCATCATGAAATACGCCATTCTAATGTGTTAAGTTGGCTGCTGCATCCAAAAGAAAGCCATTTTATGGGTGATTACTTTCTGAAAAAAATCATTAGTGAGGTACTATGTGGTGATGTAGTTCGTAAAAACCATAGTTTACAGATAACAGATATTCTAGTTAACGACTTTCATGATGCAGAAGTTTTCAGGGAATGGAGAAACATTGATTTAGTTATAATTTCAAAGAAAAACAGCTTTGTACTTTTTATTGAAAACAAGGTACATGCTGGATTGGCGAGCCATCAACTCGAAAAATATTTAGAAACGATTAAACAGACCTTTCCTACTATGAAACATATTGTTCCTGTATTTTTAACATTAAATAGTGATGAAGCTCCCCATGATGAATACTACAGTCTGAGCCACTCACAAATTCTTAACATTTTAAAGCTGGCGCTTGAAATGTATAAGGATCGCATGAGCAACAAAATATATGATTTTATATATTATTACATACGAACATTGGAGGATCTTACTATGCAAGATGAACAACTTATTGCATTATGTAGTGAAATTTATAAACAACATAAAGAAGCGATTGACGCTATAGTGAAATATGGCATGGTGTTAAACTCAAGTTTACATCAAGCGGTAGAAAAACTAAAAGAAAATAACAATTTGGATATAATTGACTCCACACAAGATAATCGTTTCTTTAAAAATGATAAGGAGTTGTGGTTCATACCGACTTTCCTTGCTAAAAACTTACCTTCTTTAATAAGAAAATGGAAGTCACCATTTCCGGTTGCCTACTTCTTTGTTAGAGAAGAAAAGAAACTTCGACTTATATTAGAGGTAGGTCCTATCCAAGATGGGCAAATACGTCTACAGCTTTTAAATGAAATTGTGAAACATAACAGCCAGCTTTTTTCAGCTAAAAGCTCTGCATTAACAAATGTAAACGGCACATTTACAAGAATACGACACTCGAGTATTGATATAACGGATTGGAATGATATTGATTATTTAAGTGAACGTATTAATGATTTTCTTGTTAACGATTTCAAATATGATGAAGTAAACAAAGTTTTGATGGATATCCTGCAAAATTATGATTCAAGTAAAATAGGTCAGCAAATATAA